A single region of the Streptomyces caelestis genome encodes:
- a CDS encoding transglycosylase SLT domain-containing protein, with product MPKNIFSRGRSRTLTRHHKIAMAGVATLGAAAIGLSAVPSGASTKTTTEAAQPAAVAFSTEQIKDVKASVTDQMAGATVKAEQIAAKKKADAAAAAKKKAAAEAAKKKAEAARKAKEAASRDAKRAQVKKAAAKTYPNNLDGWIRESLDVMKKHGIPGSYDGIKRNIIRESSGNPKAINNWDINAINGVPSKGLLQVIPPTFKAYHVPGTSWDIYNPVANITAACNYAADKYGSMDNVFGAY from the coding sequence ATGCCCAAGAACATCTTCAGCCGTGGCCGTAGTCGTACCCTGACCCGTCACCACAAGATCGCCATGGCGGGTGTCGCCACCCTCGGCGCCGCCGCCATCGGTCTCTCCGCGGTGCCGAGCGGTGCGTCGACCAAGACCACGACCGAGGCCGCTCAGCCGGCTGCGGTGGCGTTCAGCACCGAGCAGATCAAGGACGTCAAGGCCAGCGTCACCGACCAGATGGCCGGTGCCACGGTGAAGGCGGAGCAGATCGCGGCGAAGAAGAAGGCCGACGCCGCTGCCGCCGCCAAGAAGAAGGCCGCCGCCGAGGCGGCGAAGAAGAAGGCCGAGGCCGCGCGCAAGGCCAAGGAGGCCGCGAGCCGGGACGCCAAGCGCGCCCAGGTCAAGAAGGCCGCCGCGAAGACCTACCCGAACAACCTCGACGGCTGGATCCGCGAGTCGCTCGACGTCATGAAGAAGCACGGCATCCCCGGCTCCTACGACGGCATCAAGCGCAACATCATCCGGGAGTCCTCGGGTAACCCGAAGGCGATCAACAACTGGGACATCAACGCCATCAACGGCGTCCCGTCGAAGGGCCTGCTCCAGGTCATCCCGCCGACCTTCAAGGCCTACCACGTCCCCGGCACCTCCTGGGACATCTACAACCCGGTCGCCAACATCACCGCCGCCTGCAACTACGCGGCCGACAAGTACGGCTCCATGGACAACGTCTTCGGCGCGTACTGA